DNA from Bradyrhizobium diazoefficiens USDA 110:
AGCTGCTCGGCGAGGCCGATGATGAGCGCACCGAGCGCCGCACCGGGGATCGAGCCCATGCCGCCGACGATCACCACCACCAGCGAGGCCAGCAGGAAACGAATGTCCTCGCCGGGGGACAGCGACTGGAAGGTGCCGCCGACGACGCCAGCGATGCCGGCGAGCCCGGCGCCGAACGCGAACACCAGCACGAAGACGAGCTGGATGCGCACGCCGGTGGCGGCCAGCATGTCGCGATCGTCGACGCCGGCGCGGATGATCATGCCGATCCGGGTGCGGTTGAGCGCGAGCCACATGCCGACGCCGATCACGACGGACGCCGCGAAGATCACCAGCCGCACCACCGGATATCGGAGATAGACCGGCTCGCCCGAGGATTTCACCGCCGTGATCAGCGGCAGGTCCACGGGCCCGATCAGCCAGCTCGGGGTCTGGATCTGGTAGAAGTCGCCGCCGCAGGCCCAGAGCATCAGGTCGGCAAACACGATCGAGAGCCCGATCGTCACCATGGTCTGCCTGAGGTCCTGGCCTTCCATGCGCCGGAACACGATCACCTGAAGCAGCACGCCGACCAGTGCAGTCAGGACGAAGGCAACGATGAAGCTGAGGAGCCAGGAGCCGGTGGCTGTGCTGATGGCGTAGCCGACATAGCCGCCGAACAGATAGAGAGAGCCGTGCGCCAGGTTGACGTTGCGCATCAGGCCGAAGATCAGCGTGAAGCCGCTCGCGACGAGGAAGTAGAGCCCGCCGAGCGTGATGCCGTTGAAGACGGCGTTGAGGAAGACGCGCTTGCGCCCGATTGCCTCTTCGAGGCCCGGCGGCCAGACTGCGAAGATCAGCCACAGCGCGATGGCGATCGCGATGATCGAGATCAGCGCCCAGGCGGGATGGCGTTCGATGAAACGGCTCATTTGCGCCGCCCGCTTGTCCAGGCGCCGCGCCGAAGCTCCACCGAATGCAGGTCAGACAGCCTTGCAGCGGCTGCTCGCCTCGCCATGAACGTGCGCTCCCGTCGTCGCGACCATCTGGGGGTCGCGTTGCGCTCATCCTAGCCGGGCTTTAAGTGCGACATTTGATCGTGAGTATCTTTTCGCGCGGCGGTCAGGCGCGCAAGACCTTGGCGGCGCGACGATAGTCGGTCGGAGCCATCCCCACATTGGCGGCGAAGAAGCGGGTGAAGCCGCTCTGCGAGGAGAAGCCGAGATCGAAGCCGATATCGGCGATCGGTGCCTCGCTGGCGACCAGCGCTTCGAGCGCCTGTTCCATGATCAGCGTGTTGAGATAGAGGTTCGGCGTGACGCCGGTCTGGACGCGGAACAGCCGGTAGAAGTGAGGTCGCGACAGGCCGGACTCGCGCGCGATGGTGTCGAGCTCCATCTCCGCCCCCGGACTCTCGGACATCAGCTTGATGCATTTGCGCACGCGGAAGTCGGTCACGGCGCCGCTCGCCCGCGCATCGCGTACGGTCTCCGCCTGTTGCCAGCTTTCATCATAGCAAATGTCGATCAGCCGCCGGAGCTCGGAATCGAGGCTGGAGAGCGATGGTGCGCCGCACACCAAGGCGGCTGTTCGCCGGATGTGCTTGTCGAGCGCGACAGTGCGCTTGAACTGCGTGCGGCCGAAGCGCAGCCGGTCGGTGCCCGATGCATCGGGCGCAAACCATTCGGGATTGACATAGAGCACGAAGAAGATCGCGCCGCCGTCGAGGTCGGTCGGCAGAAAATTGTGCGGCTCCCAAGGATTGACGGCAACGACCGAGGTTTCGTTGAGATCGTAGTGGCCGGCGGAGACATCGAT
Protein-coding regions in this window:
- a CDS encoding branched-chain amino acid ABC transporter permease, producing the protein MSRFIERHPAWALISIIAIAIALWLIFAVWPPGLEEAIGRKRVFLNAVFNGITLGGLYFLVASGFTLIFGLMRNVNLAHGSLYLFGGYVGYAISTATGSWLLSFIVAFVLTALVGVLLQVIVFRRMEGQDLRQTMVTIGLSIVFADLMLWACGGDFYQIQTPSWLIGPVDLPLITAVKSSGEPVYLRYPVVRLVIFAASVVIGVGMWLALNRTRIGMIIRAGVDDRDMLAATGVRIQLVFVLVFAFGAGLAGIAGVVGGTFQSLSPGEDIRFLLASLVVVIVGGMGSIPGAALGALIIGLAEQLGSVYIPTYAIVVTFLIMVLVLAIRPQGLLARR
- a CDS encoding helix-turn-helix domain-containing protein, which translates into the protein MSRALAVFHGRFGRATVYQLNRPFNIHAHREGHLIFHVGGMPACIDVSAGHYDLNETSVVAVNPWEPHNFLPTDLDGGAIFFVLYVNPEWFAPDASGTDRLRFGRTQFKRTVALDKHIRRTAALVCGAPSLSSLDSELRRLIDICYDESWQQAETVRDARASGAVTDFRVRKCIKLMSESPGAEMELDTIARESGLSRPHFYRLFRVQTGVTPNLYLNTLIMEQALEALVASEAPIADIGFDLGFSSQSGFTRFFAANVGMAPTDYRRAAKVLRA